A part of Carettochelys insculpta isolate YL-2023 chromosome 1, ASM3395843v1, whole genome shotgun sequence genomic DNA contains:
- the LOC142007050 gene encoding olfactory receptor 52E2-like produces MSDANRTEFTNPSTFILLGIPGLEMAHVWIAIPFCALYIMAILGNFTILCIVKRQTSLHEPMYYFLCMLAVSDVGLCTCILPKMLAIFWFNSKEISFNACLTQMYFIHSFSVTDSGILVAMALDRYVAICHPLRHSTILTNLAVAKLGLAVALRSTVFSLPYPLLARQWPYCRTNLIPETYCTNIGVVNLACADTRISNHYGLFVLFCVKCLDVFIIAVSYIQILRAIFHLPTKDARLKTFGTCISHLCAILVFYFPGLFSSLAYRFGQNVAPHFRVLMSNVYVLMPPMLNPIIYGMRTKEIRDRLLWLFAHKGK; encoded by the coding sequence ATGTCAGATGCCAACAGAACCGAGTTCACCAACCCCTCTACCTTCATCCTTCTGGGCATTCCTGGGCTGGAGATGGCTCATGTTTGGATCGCCATCCCCTTCTGTGCCCTGTACATCATGGCCATCTTGGGGAACTTCACCATCCTGTGCATTGTGAAGAGGCAGacgagcctccatgagcccatgtactattttCTCTGCATGCTGGCAGTCAGCGACGTTGGACTGTGTACGTGCATCCTGCCCAAAATGCTGGCaatcttctggttcaattccaaGGAGATCagtttcaatgcctgcctcacccagatgtatTTCATTCACTCCTTCTCTGTGACAGACTCTGGGATCTTAGTGGCCATGGCTTTGGATCGCTACGTGGCCATTTGCCATCCCCTGAGACACTCCACCATACTGACAAATCTCGCGGTGGCCAAGCTcggcctggctgtggctctgcGCAGCACCGTGTTTTCATTGCCCTACCCCTTGCTGGCGAGGCAGTGGCCGTATTGCAGAACAAACTTAATCCCCGAGACATACTGTACGAATATAGGTGTGGTGAACCTGGCTTGTGCTGACACCCGCATCAGTAATCACTATGGCCTCTTTGTGCTATTCTGCGTGAAGTGTCTGGATGTGTTCATCATTGCAGTGTCCTATAtccagatcctcagggccatcttcCATCTCCCCACAAAGGACGCCCGGCTCAAGACCTTTGGGACCTGCATATCCCACCTCTGTGCCATCTTAGTCTTCTACTTCCCGGGTCTCTTCTCCTCCCTCGCTTACCGGTTTGGTCAGAATGTGGCCCCGCATTTCCGTGTTCTTATGTCCAATGTGTATGTCTTGATGCCCCccatgctaaaccccatcatctacgGGATGAGGACGAAAGAGATCCGGgacaggctgctctggctctttgcccataaagggaaataa